A portion of the Bacteroidales bacterium genome contains these proteins:
- a CDS encoding amidohydrolase, with protein MNVSIIQSDLYWESPSKNREMFDEKISTIESNIDLIVLPEMFSTGFSMSPENLAEKWPGPSVKWMQRVAISKKVALTGSLIVEDDNKYYNRLVFVHPDGKLEHYDKRHLFRMSGEHKYYDIGTSRKIVTYKDFRILLLVCYDLRFPVWSRNRNDYDMILIVANFPEARRNAWNTLLSARAIENQCFVVACNRVGKDGNEVNYSGDSQIIDPKGKILVSAKPNENQIITSNISIQEVLDFRTSFPAHLDADDFMIN; from the coding sequence ATGAACGTATCAATAATTCAATCCGATTTGTATTGGGAATCACCCTCGAAAAACAGGGAGATGTTCGATGAAAAAATTAGTACCATCGAAAGTAATATTGATTTGATTGTTCTACCTGAAATGTTTAGCACTGGTTTCTCGATGTCACCAGAAAACCTAGCAGAGAAATGGCCTGGCCCTTCGGTAAAATGGATGCAAAGGGTTGCAATATCAAAGAAAGTTGCATTAACGGGTAGTTTGATTGTTGAGGATGACAATAAGTATTATAATCGTTTGGTATTTGTTCATCCCGATGGAAAACTGGAGCACTACGATAAACGCCACCTATTCCGAATGTCGGGCGAGCATAAATATTATGATATTGGAACAAGTCGCAAAATTGTAACCTATAAAGATTTTAGAATTCTATTGCTTGTGTGCTACGACCTTCGTTTCCCAGTATGGAGCAGAAATCGTAACGATTACGATATGATTCTAATTGTAGCTAACTTCCCCGAAGCCCGTCGCAACGCGTGGAATACGTTGTTATCAGCACGAGCTATAGAAAACCAATGTTTTGTTGTGGCATGTAATAGAGTTGGAAAGGATGGAAACGAGGTTAACTATTCTGGTGATTCTCAAATTATCGACCCAAAAGGCAAAATATTGGTAAGTGCAAAACCTAACGAGAATCAGATAATAACATCAAATATCTCTATTCAAGAGGTTCTTGATTTTCGTACCTCATTTCCAGCGCATCTGGATGCTGATGATTTTATGATCAATTAA
- a CDS encoding aminotransferase class IV: protein MANHLNLTEKFIAFNESILSVVDFNYTYSDSDKVIYEVIRVINSTPIFLELHLDRLFNSIKLMGLYAPERGVITRKITELLKANPVAENNIRISLVYNSNSKPDLLIYFIPSTYPTESQKTNGIKIKFLNANRDNPNAKIENINLRANANAIIKETGCYDVLLINKDGYITEGSRSNVIFIKNNYLISAPLKMILNGVTRQVVVNAAKEIGIQVKEELITADEISSFDGAILTGTSPGILPIASIDNHIYRVELPLIISLTKQYYNAVARDISNFKVS from the coding sequence ATGGCAAACCACCTCAATTTAACCGAAAAATTTATTGCATTCAATGAATCAATTCTATCTGTGGTTGATTTTAACTATACATATTCTGACTCTGATAAAGTTATATATGAGGTGATTAGAGTTATTAACTCTACCCCTATTTTCTTGGAACTTCATCTCGATAGGCTTTTCAATTCAATAAAGTTGATGGGTTTATATGCTCCTGAGAGAGGTGTTATTACAAGAAAAATTACTGAACTACTTAAAGCAAACCCCGTTGCTGAGAACAATATTCGAATTTCATTAGTTTACAACTCGAATTCAAAACCAGATCTACTCATTTACTTTATTCCCAGCACTTACCCAACCGAAAGTCAGAAAACAAATGGCATTAAAATTAAATTTCTAAATGCTAATAGAGATAATCCAAATGCCAAAATTGAAAATATTAATCTTAGGGCCAACGCTAATGCCATTATTAAAGAAACTGGGTGCTATGATGTTCTCCTTATAAATAAAGATGGTTATATCACTGAGGGAAGTCGATCCAATGTTATCTTTATTAAAAATAATTACCTAATCAGCGCTCCTTTGAAAATGATCTTGAATGGAGTTACTCGTCAGGTAGTTGTAAATGCAGCGAAAGAGATTGGAATACAAGTTAAAGAAGAATTAATTACTGCTGATGAAATTTCATCATTTGATGGTGCTATACTAACAGGTACCTCTCCCGGAATACTTCCAATTGCTTCAATTGATAACCATATATATAGAGTTGAATTACCTTTAATAATTTCTTTGACCAAGCAATATTATAATGCTGTTGCAAGGGACATTTCAAATTTTAAAGTTTCATAA
- a CDS encoding phosphohydrolase yields MKIEIESKFIEQAKQLWPELEWIKNSELKEQTTRTWALALQKSVLTPDDLNTIPFTLLCGPDLKVTFMGHKRAVVHIAKDCGDQMNKFFKTDLPVNMDVLIAGAILADVGKLLEYEMKDGKSIQGSYGKYLRHPFSGVSLAEMCDVPPAVCHIIATHAGEGDMVKRTTEAFVVHHADFMTFEPFKDRLKL; encoded by the coding sequence ATGAAGATAGAAATTGAATCAAAGTTCATTGAACAAGCCAAGCAATTATGGCCTGAACTTGAATGGATTAAAAATAGTGAGTTGAAAGAACAAACAACTCGTACATGGGCATTAGCTCTTCAAAAAAGTGTTTTAACTCCTGACGATTTAAACACTATTCCATTTACCCTTCTTTGTGGTCCAGATTTGAAGGTTACCTTCATGGGGCATAAACGTGCAGTGGTTCATATTGCAAAAGATTGCGGTGATCAGATGAATAAATTCTTCAAAACTGATCTTCCTGTTAATATGGACGTACTCATTGCAGGTGCTATTCTTGCTGATGTTGGAAAACTTCTTGAGTACGAGATGAAAGATGGTAAATCAATTCAAGGTAGTTACGGTAAATATCTAAGACACCCATTTTCAGGCGTTTCTTTAGCCGAAATGTGCGATGTTCCACCAGCAGTTTGCCATATTATTGCTACTCACGCTGGTGAAGGCGATATGGTAAAGCGCACTACTGAGGCTTTTGTTGTTCATCATGCCGATTTTATGACCTTTGAGCCATTTAAGGATAGGTTGAAACTATAA
- a CDS encoding thioredoxin domain-containing protein — translation MSIFSNRLASETSSYLLQHATNPVDWYPWGDEAFNKAKLENKLVLVSIGYSSCHWCHVMEREAFSNTEVTEFMNNNFVNIKVDREERPDIDQIYMNAVQIINRNGGWPLNCFTLPNGKPVFGGTYFSIKDWLDVLKNLNNTWINDSNRIIDVAEELSQSVGGTEVIRFKRDIDTFSTDVLKNYSSSLKKLFDTRNGGIKGAPKFPMPGLLDYLLEYAYHLPDKEMLDYVFLTLNKIASGGIYDHLGGGFSRYTVDENWHIPHFEKMLYDNAQLISIYSKAYRINPDKHYLDAVKYSIDFVINELRAPEGGFYSSYDADSEGHEGTYYIWTKQELEAILKEDAELFSVAYGVTATGNFNKSNVLIQSASNEQLASIFSLDIQTVELKILQSKHKLIEHRKLRVKPALDDKIILSWNSLMISALTEAYISFGEANYLEAATGCANYIQEYHYSDNQLKRVYCKGKLAINCLLEDYAHLIKAYVSIYKITLDKKWVNNAESLLTTVIENFYDESSGMFFYASTIENKLIARKMDLTDGVTPSSGSIMAQALFEIGTILKKDEYILMSNQMLANISDSLNHGGPYVFGWAKLVLMQQLSAIHLTINPDIHKFQLNQILSKVLCSTIFTSVSLSSTQCTETANNIKICIGKSCYPTSSDTNYYVDLINSTKI, via the coding sequence ATGAGCATTTTTTCAAATAGGCTAGCATCCGAAACAAGTTCATATTTACTTCAACATGCAACTAATCCCGTTGATTGGTATCCTTGGGGTGATGAGGCTTTCAACAAAGCAAAACTTGAAAATAAACTTGTGCTTGTAAGTATTGGATATAGTAGCTGCCATTGGTGCCATGTTATGGAGCGTGAAGCCTTCTCAAATACTGAGGTTACAGAATTCATGAATAATAATTTTGTGAATATAAAGGTTGATAGGGAAGAAAGACCCGATATTGATCAAATATATATGAATGCGGTGCAAATTATTAATCGAAATGGTGGATGGCCTTTGAACTGCTTTACTCTCCCAAATGGAAAGCCTGTTTTTGGTGGTACATATTTTTCAATTAAGGATTGGTTAGATGTACTTAAAAATCTAAATAATACGTGGATTAATGATTCAAATCGAATTATTGATGTTGCTGAAGAATTATCACAAAGTGTTGGAGGTACAGAGGTGATTAGGTTTAAACGAGATATTGACACTTTTTCTACCGATGTGCTTAAAAATTACTCTAGCTCTCTAAAAAAACTTTTTGATACAAGAAATGGAGGCATTAAAGGGGCTCCTAAATTTCCTATGCCGGGTTTATTGGATTATCTTCTTGAGTATGCTTACCATTTGCCTGATAAAGAAATGCTTGATTATGTTTTTTTAACACTCAATAAAATTGCATCAGGTGGTATTTATGATCATTTAGGAGGTGGTTTTTCTCGCTATACAGTTGACGAAAACTGGCATATTCCACATTTTGAGAAAATGTTATACGATAATGCCCAGCTGATTTCAATATACTCAAAGGCATACCGTATAAATCCAGACAAACATTACTTGGACGCTGTAAAGTATTCAATAGATTTTGTAATCAACGAATTAAGAGCTCCCGAAGGGGGGTTCTATTCATCCTATGATGCCGATAGCGAAGGTCATGAAGGCACCTATTACATATGGACAAAGCAAGAACTCGAAGCAATTTTAAAAGAGGATGCAGAACTTTTCTCAGTCGCTTATGGAGTAACAGCTACTGGCAATTTTAATAAAAGTAATGTTCTCATTCAATCGGCATCAAACGAGCAACTTGCAAGCATTTTTTCATTAGATATTCAAACCGTTGAACTGAAAATCTTGCAATCAAAACATAAACTTATTGAACATAGAAAACTCAGAGTTAAGCCTGCATTGGATGATAAAATTATTCTATCGTGGAATAGTTTAATGATTTCAGCACTTACCGAAGCGTATATTTCTTTTGGTGAAGCGAATTATCTTGAAGCTGCTACTGGATGCGCTAATTACATTCAGGAATATCATTATTCTGATAATCAATTGAAACGAGTTTACTGTAAAGGTAAACTAGCAATTAATTGTCTGTTGGAAGATTATGCTCATCTTATAAAAGCATACGTATCAATTTACAAAATCACTCTGGATAAAAAATGGGTAAATAATGCTGAATCACTTTTGACCACTGTAATTGAAAATTTTTACGATGAATCATCAGGTATGTTTTTTTATGCTTCAACAATTGAAAATAAACTAATTGCAAGAAAAATGGATTTAACCGATGGTGTGACTCCATCATCAGGATCGATTATGGCTCAAGCGTTGTTTGAAATTGGTACAATACTTAAAAAGGATGAATACATCCTAATGTCGAATCAAATGCTTGCAAATATTAGTGACTCCCTAAATCATGGTGGACCTTACGTATTTGGTTGGGCTAAGCTTGTGCTTATGCAACAATTGTCTGCCATTCATCTAACTATCAACCCTGACATACATAAATTTCAATTAAATCAAATACTTAGCAAAGTACTATGTTCAACAATATTTACTTCTGTTAGTTTATCATCCACACAATGCACTGAGACTGCTAACAATATTAAAATTTGTATTGGTAAATCGTGCTACCCAACATCATCGGACACTAATTACTATGTGGATTTAATAAACTCTACTAAAATTTAA
- a CDS encoding sodium:solute symporter family protein, whose amino-acid sequence MGSIFSNPYIWVVLSYFALVIGISFLTKKIASKSSSEYLIAGRNLGVLVCAIVVAAEWLGGLSTIGVSEKAFNTKSLQPILYNISTAIGMLILGFTLAKHYRQNKVHTVSEMIENIFGKKVRTISAIAFLIAFITLAYVELTTFSHVLAPILHINWVWAVLLGSLITTIYMYIGGMHALTIVAIINLVVRYIGIGIALIIGIIAIGDMSILSEKLVAAGAPHNYYNPFSVGWTAAFSLILGGILGGMAAQASIQPIFAAKNPVTAKRAAILSALFIAPFGIMTAYLGLMARSGIFIDPSTIADAKEVLPTLLMTPSFIHPILGGIALAAILAAILSTIGPVNFAIVTIATKDIYQGLINKNASDEKIFKFARRLVILVNLITVPMAIFIHGAVLDAGYISYAIRAIGAIVILLGIYKLNWISQHAVRFAFIGGTLAILFSLIARKMGWFDIDKTYASIIATIFFIVIGNIYSNYIARKQKQI is encoded by the coding sequence ATGGGTTCAATATTTTCTAACCCCTACATTTGGGTTGTTCTCTCCTATTTTGCGTTAGTTATTGGTATCTCTTTTCTGACAAAAAAAATTGCTTCAAAATCATCATCTGAATATTTAATAGCAGGTCGAAATCTGGGTGTTCTAGTTTGCGCAATTGTTGTAGCTGCTGAATGGCTTGGTGGATTAAGCACTATTGGCGTTAGCGAAAAAGCGTTTAACACAAAATCGTTACAACCAATACTCTACAATATTTCTACAGCAATTGGAATGCTTATCCTTGGTTTTACACTTGCAAAGCATTATCGTCAGAATAAAGTACATACTGTTAGCGAAATGATAGAGAATATCTTTGGAAAGAAAGTCAGAACAATATCCGCTATCGCTTTTCTAATTGCCTTTATCACTCTTGCTTATGTAGAATTAACTACATTTTCGCATGTACTTGCACCAATCCTACATATCAACTGGGTTTGGGCAGTACTCCTAGGTTCGTTAATTACAACTATCTACATGTATATTGGTGGAATGCATGCCCTTACAATAGTTGCAATTATAAATCTGGTGGTTCGTTATATTGGCATCGGCATTGCACTTATTATTGGTATAATCGCAATTGGCGATATGTCTATTCTATCAGAAAAGTTAGTGGCTGCTGGAGCTCCTCATAACTACTATAACCCATTCAGTGTAGGTTGGACAGCAGCATTCAGCTTAATCCTTGGAGGAATCTTAGGCGGAATGGCTGCTCAGGCAAGCATTCAACCCATATTTGCCGCAAAAAATCCAGTGACTGCAAAACGTGCCGCAATATTATCGGCATTATTCATCGCTCCCTTTGGTATAATGACCGCTTATCTAGGTCTTATGGCACGTAGCGGTATATTCATCGATCCATCCACAATTGCTGATGCTAAAGAGGTTCTCCCTACTCTTCTGATGACGCCTTCATTTATTCATCCTATACTAGGTGGTATTGCTCTGGCAGCAATACTTGCAGCAATACTATCAACTATAGGCCCTGTTAACTTTGCCATAGTAACAATTGCTACAAAAGACATCTACCAAGGATTAATAAACAAAAATGCTTCAGATGAGAAAATATTCAAATTTGCACGTCGCCTTGTAATACTTGTTAACCTCATTACAGTTCCAATGGCTATTTTTATTCATGGAGCAGTTCTCGATGCAGGGTATATCTCGTATGCAATAAGAGCTATTGGCGCAATAGTTATTCTATTAGGTATTTACAAGTTAAATTGGATATCTCAGCACGCTGTTCGATTTGCTTTCATCGGAGGAACATTAGCTATCCTATTTAGCCTTATTGCACGGAAAATGGGGTGGTTTGATATAGACAAAACCTATGCAAGTATTATTGCTACTATTTTTTTCATCGTAATTGGCAATATTTATTCGAATTATATAGCAAGAAAACAGAAGCAAATTTAA
- a CDS encoding redoxin domain-containing protein, protein MRKITFVLTLCITAICSNLFAQGHKIVIQIDGIKDSTILLGYHYGEKKFVQDTVKMNSEGIAVFQGDSALKKGIYLVILPTKTYFEILVGDNQLFEVKTSLKNLVDKLTFTNSKENSAFADYQRFMIEQQSLAKEYQDKFKTVSAKPDSVKIIQEKVKALDKKVNDYWDGIIRDYPNTLFSLIAKSMKNVEIPEFIIPTGTKNVDSLKWVLSYRFNKEHFFDNIPVTDSRLLRTPILETRINTFFDRVLIPTPDSIIPEAIKLIETSKANKEVFQYLLPYLVNKFSTSNIMGFDAVFVSLSEKYYLSGQVWWTDKKLIEKIQERVTALKPNLIGSQCPNLSLPDMAGITRKISDIKAKITVVYFWDSSCSHCKKVTPELKRIYDKFKGKGLEVYAVYTQGNQPEVVEYMTNNQLNWINVWDPAQNSNFRKLFDIYQTPVIYVLDKNKRIIAKRISEESLNQMLELELK, encoded by the coding sequence ATGAGAAAAATTACTTTCGTTTTAACCCTCTGCATTACAGCTATCTGCAGTAATCTATTTGCTCAAGGTCATAAAATTGTAATCCAGATTGATGGGATTAAGGATTCAACTATTCTTTTGGGTTACCATTATGGGGAGAAGAAATTTGTTCAGGATACAGTTAAAATGAATTCCGAAGGTATTGCAGTTTTTCAGGGCGACTCAGCTCTAAAAAAGGGAATTTATTTAGTAATTCTACCTACAAAAACTTATTTTGAAATACTTGTTGGTGACAATCAGCTATTTGAGGTTAAAACATCTTTAAAGAATTTAGTAGATAAGTTAACTTTTACTAACTCAAAGGAGAATAGCGCTTTTGCCGATTATCAGCGTTTTATGATTGAACAGCAAAGTTTGGCAAAAGAATATCAGGATAAGTTTAAAACGGTTTCAGCAAAACCCGATTCGGTTAAAATCATACAGGAGAAGGTTAAAGCGTTGGATAAGAAGGTTAATGACTATTGGGATGGTATAATTAGAGATTATCCAAATACACTGTTTTCTCTTATTGCAAAATCGATGAAGAATGTTGAAATACCTGAATTTATAATACCAACTGGTACTAAAAATGTTGATTCGTTAAAATGGGTATTGAGCTATCGGTTTAATAAGGAACATTTCTTTGATAATATTCCAGTAACAGATTCAAGACTTTTACGTACTCCTATTCTTGAAACTCGAATAAATACATTTTTCGATAGAGTTTTAATTCCAACGCCCGATAGCATTATCCCAGAAGCCATTAAATTAATCGAAACATCTAAGGCTAATAAAGAGGTATTTCAGTACTTACTTCCTTATCTAGTAAACAAATTTTCTACATCAAATATTATGGGTTTTGATGCAGTATTTGTTAGCTTATCAGAAAAGTACTATTTATCAGGTCAGGTTTGGTGGACAGATAAAAAGTTGATTGAAAAGATTCAAGAACGAGTAACGGCATTAAAACCCAACCTAATTGGTAGCCAATGCCCAAACCTATCGCTACCTGATATGGCAGGAATTACCAGAAAAATTAGTGATATTAAAGCTAAGATAACCGTTGTTTATTTTTGGGATTCTAGTTGTAGCCATTGTAAGAAAGTTACCCCGGAACTAAAAAGAATATACGATAAATTTAAAGGAAAAGGGTTGGAGGTTTATGCTGTTTACACCCAAGGAAATCAACCTGAAGTTGTTGAATATATGACCAATAATCAGCTTAATTGGATTAATGTTTGGGATCCTGCTCAGAATTCAAATTTTAGAAAATTGTTTGATATTTATCAGACTCCAGTTATTTATGTACTCGATAAAAATAAGAGAATAATAGCCAAAAGGATAAGTGAGGAGTCGTTAAATCAGATGTTAGAGTTGGAGTTGAAATAG
- a CDS encoding LytTR family transcriptional regulator: MLDTQKPIPAYLTDKGNIVRLIILTALFALVFINIYAPFGVETWYNVTKWELLAYSSLVILTGVLVVVISRILMYHISKKHILFLWHYLIWVFAEVFFMAVFYTLFEKLFLHDVRFVGDIFQASIKNTALVILLPYSILWLYFSWREKKIQLIQLTENRPISETSKNMLPFHDEKGELRFSIKLENFIYLESADNYVNIYYLDKDKTARFTLRNNIKRLEESLRKTRIIRCHRSYMVNFDRVKILRKDKNDLWLELEMPNAIDLPVSKTYIENVMETFAKFCLSGNN, encoded by the coding sequence ATGTTAGACACTCAGAAACCAATTCCAGCCTATTTAACCGATAAGGGAAATATTGTACGACTGATAATACTCACGGCACTATTTGCATTGGTTTTTATCAATATTTACGCACCTTTTGGTGTTGAGACTTGGTATAACGTAACCAAATGGGAATTGCTAGCTTACTCAAGCCTTGTTATTCTAACAGGTGTGCTTGTTGTTGTTATCAGCCGAATTTTAATGTACCATATATCAAAAAAACACATCTTATTTCTGTGGCATTATTTAATTTGGGTATTTGCCGAGGTTTTTTTTATGGCTGTGTTCTATACTCTTTTCGAGAAGTTATTTTTACATGATGTTCGGTTTGTTGGTGATATATTCCAAGCATCAATAAAAAATACAGCACTGGTAATCCTTCTGCCCTACTCTATTCTTTGGTTGTATTTTTCGTGGAGGGAAAAGAAAATTCAGCTAATTCAGCTAACAGAAAATCGACCAATATCAGAGACCTCCAAAAATATGCTTCCTTTCCACGATGAGAAAGGAGAATTGCGCTTCTCCATTAAACTGGAGAACTTTATATACCTCGAATCAGCAGATAATTACGTAAATATCTACTACCTTGATAAGGATAAAACCGCAAGGTTTACTCTTAGGAACAATATAAAAAGGTTAGAAGAATCTTTAAGAAAAACTAGAATAATCCGCTGTCATCGCTCCTATATGGTAAATTTCGATAGGGTAAAAATCCTTCGGAAAGATAAAAACGATTTATGGTTAGAACTTGAAATGCCTAATGCAATAGATCTACCTGTATCTAAGACTTACATTGAAAATGTTATGGAAACTTTTGCTAAATTCTGCCTTTCAGGTAATAATTAA
- a CDS encoding sigma-54-dependent Fis family transcriptional regulator: MSKANILVIDDDKDILVASEVLLENEGFNCFCIQHPENSKKILKSKDISVILLDMNYLKGNTDGHEGIHWLDFFLKEYPEIVVIPITAYVDVELAVNAVKKGAFDFLLKPWDNRKLISIIYSALQLSKSLKDTSRLKQIQSYFKTDPNTKTIDILGESKEIKRVLDAIDKVSGTEANVIITGDSGTGKDLVAKQIHNKSKRRDEIFFKLDLASIHVSLFESEIFGYEKGAFTDAKESKPGKIEIANGGSLFLDEITSLDLSQQSKLLSLLQNRKITRIGSLIEKDIDIRLISSTNKPIKELIKSGLFREDLYFRLNTFEIHVPRLCERIEDIPLLANFYIEKFAKQYEKPNLKINSRILNAFTNYSWPGNVRELINIIERAVILSDGKTLDLKNILLSEKQIKSINNSSLNIANTEVNLILKAIEKNDRNMTLAAKELGLTRSSFYRRLEKYGIK; this comes from the coding sequence ATGAGCAAGGCTAATATTTTGGTTATTGATGATGATAAAGATATTCTAGTTGCTTCAGAAGTATTGCTTGAAAATGAAGGCTTTAACTGTTTTTGTATACAACACCCTGAGAATAGTAAAAAAATTCTGAAGAGCAAAGACATATCTGTTATTCTCCTTGATATGAATTATTTAAAGGGTAATACCGATGGACACGAAGGTATCCATTGGCTCGATTTCTTCCTTAAAGAATACCCTGAAATTGTTGTTATACCAATTACTGCATATGTTGATGTTGAACTAGCAGTAAACGCAGTAAAGAAAGGCGCATTCGATTTTTTATTAAAACCTTGGGATAATAGAAAACTTATAAGTATTATCTATTCAGCTCTTCAACTAAGTAAGAGTTTAAAGGATACTTCGCGCCTAAAACAAATTCAGTCTTACTTTAAGACTGATCCAAATACCAAAACAATTGATATTTTGGGTGAAAGTAAAGAAATCAAAAGAGTCCTTGATGCAATTGATAAAGTTTCTGGAACAGAAGCAAACGTAATAATTACAGGAGATAGTGGAACCGGAAAAGATCTAGTTGCAAAGCAAATACATAATAAATCTAAGCGTAGGGATGAAATATTCTTTAAACTAGATCTAGCATCAATTCATGTTTCTTTATTTGAAAGCGAAATTTTTGGCTACGAAAAAGGTGCATTTACTGATGCTAAAGAATCAAAGCCCGGAAAAATCGAGATTGCTAATGGTGGTAGCCTATTCCTCGATGAGATAACATCACTGGATCTTAGTCAGCAATCGAAACTACTTTCGTTACTCCAAAACAGGAAGATTACCCGAATAGGTTCACTAATCGAGAAGGATATTGATATTAGGCTTATCAGTTCCACAAATAAACCAATCAAAGAACTTATAAAATCTGGTTTGTTCCGTGAGGATCTTTATTTCAGGTTAAATACTTTCGAGATACATGTTCCAAGATTATGTGAGCGAATCGAAGATATACCTCTACTTGCAAACTTTTATATCGAAAAATTTGCAAAGCAGTACGAGAAACCTAATCTGAAAATCAACTCAAGAATTTTAAATGCCTTTACAAATTACTCGTGGCCTGGAAATGTGAGGGAATTAATTAACATTATTGAAAGGGCTGTCATACTTAGTGATGGGAAAACTCTTGATCTTAAAAATATACTACTTTCGGAAAAACAGATCAAATCAATAAATAATTCATCATTAAATATTGCAAATACTGAGGTTAACTTAATATTAAAAGCAATTGAAAAAAATGATAGAAATATGACATTAGCAGCAAAAGAACTAGGTTTAACACGTTCATCTTTTTATCGTAGACTCGAAAAGTATGGGATTAAATAG
- a CDS encoding isocitrate/isopropylmalate dehydrogenase family protein, giving the protein MAKRTIVAMPGDGIGKVVLDETIRVLDAAGFDAEYVNGDIGWEFWCKEGNPLPDRTIKLLEQHKIGLFGAITSKPKDKTLAELDPKLKDKGFIYYSPIVTMRQKFGLDICMRPCITLPGNPLNFVRRNAKGGVDEPVVDCMVFRQNTEGLYGGVEWTNPNDQVYDTFMTHPRFKENFAWCPRPELAISTRIVTKKYSTRIIKAAFEYAKKRGFDKITVCEKPNVIRETSGMILKIAQDMSKNEYPNIWVEDVNIDAMMMWLTKNPENYHVIVSENMFGDIVSDAFAGLIGGLGFATSAQFNPETGVCVFEPTHGSAPKYAELNPSIVNPIAMVLSAVMMLEHIGEDKIANRIKDAVLQVVAEGKVKCYDMMKMSGKQEVINNGAASTTQMADAIIAKLK; this is encoded by the coding sequence ATGGCAAAAAGAACAATCGTAGCCATGCCCGGTGATGGCATTGGAAAAGTTGTATTAGATGAAACAATTCGTGTACTTGATGCAGCCGGTTTCGATGCTGAATATGTTAATGGTGATATCGGATGGGAATTTTGGTGTAAAGAAGGCAATCCCCTTCCTGATCGTACTATTAAATTACTTGAGCAACACAAAATTGGTCTTTTTGGTGCAATTACTTCAAAACCAAAGGATAAAACCTTAGCTGAATTAGATCCTAAATTAAAAGATAAAGGATTCATATACTATAGTCCAATCGTGACCATGCGTCAAAAATTCGGTTTGGATATTTGTATGAGACCATGTATTACCCTACCCGGTAATCCATTGAATTTCGTTCGTCGCAACGCTAAAGGTGGAGTAGATGAGCCTGTTGTTGATTGTATGGTTTTTCGTCAAAATACCGAAGGTTTATACGGTGGTGTTGAATGGACAAATCCTAACGATCAGGTTTATGATACATTCATGACACATCCAAGATTCAAAGAGAATTTTGCTTGGTGTCCAAGACCAGAATTAGCTATCTCAACAAGAATTGTAACAAAGAAATATTCCACAAGAATAATTAAAGCCGCTTTTGAATACGCTAAAAAACGTGGTTTTGATAAGATTACAGTTTGCGAGAAACCAAATGTTATTCGCGAAACATCTGGAATGATCCTAAAAATTGCTCAGGATATGAGTAAAAATGAGTATCCTAACATTTGGGTTGAAGATGTTAATATTGATGCAATGATGATGTGGTTGACCAAAAACCCAGAAAACTATCATGTAATTGTTTCTGAAAACATGTTCGGTGATATCGTTTCCGATGCATTTGCTGGTTTAATTGGCGGACTAGGTTTTGCAACTTCTGCCCAGTTTAACCCAGAAACTGGAGTTTGTGTTTTTGAACCAACTCACGGATCAGCTCCAAAATACGCTGAATTAAATCCAAGTATTGTAAATCCAATTGCAATGGTTCTTTCAGCAGTTATGATGCTTGAGCATATTGGTGAAGATAAAATTGCTAACCGCATTAAAGATGCCGTTTTACAAGTAGTAGCAGAGGGTAAAGTAAAATGCTACGATATGATGAAAATGAGCGGTAAGCAAGAAGTTATAAATAACGGAGCTGCTTCAACAACACAAATGGCTGACGCAATTATAGCAAAACTTAAATAA